Proteins encoded by one window of Bacteroidota bacterium:
- a CDS encoding T9SS type A sorting domain-containing protein encodes MKRILFVTLALYCYNLTAQDWQWCDLYKKHTDGNSYYDYNSATEFKYKLDKYDNLYGFVQPYTISDEVGKNKKDSFIYETFVKLGSDGNEAWRFELIAKNVQKSQFFLPNDTEIYIFTNYRPNPLYANIYNNYIYAGKIQLISVSSNFPSFYNLALIVLNTKGEFKYFKNLFIDIPSSSHEPQMVFLNNKFYLALENFHSTTSVTWKILNSNNDTITSIIPETNRKILFQMDSVFNISPVFFDTASIPFDIVNYDDKNIYFLHYKSTNDRHISIMEFNTVSNKVTEYNNSIYISSFGKIRYDTASYIAWVSSRGNTDTVTIDNVPLPLDITTNTNYYLLKYEHNYKLKKYKHIAIPDNFIFGIRGGVHTVKNYGQVFICYYKNLTDSILKIDNIKFPINRAGQYFIMIIDTDLNIIKINFLNAHINKLPNKKYAPLLKPTNILAGNCGNVYLFTIAFVNYEQKEPDSTTYNTQLYMGKQKFDISLLNNSASLFLFKYNIDTAGFTYSNTCEGIKLKQIFAKKYNSFAWYANYSLIGVGDSIVHRFNNHDSLLITCKASSNIGCNTVFSDSIFVIDINPHIVHLKTITDTFCEFNICHFKDSFYTDTATKFTWHWFFGDGTDSIVSSNIRDMGSINHIYTKSGNYSAKLLFNNGFCTDTFTSKQPIYITPAPQPGFQISPNNGCVPQLFNLKPLYSDTIVSEKYFIYNSVNNLIDSFAYKPNSPSIPIGFKFNQKDTGTIFIKQFLNGTTGCITQDSVSIRLNTRPYLKLFNDTFICSNEVLQLSGGDGPYKYLWNTRDTTKDIIINMAGTYWIKETNGGCEVSDSIIVSQDFNEHCKFSISIFPNPFGSEFNIAIYSRTLQNVNIQLYETTGKQVASYNNITVNQFATLAVNSSDLAAAMYILHITTTDKKFTYKVVKLLE; translated from the coding sequence ATGAAAAGAATTCTGTTCGTAACACTAGCTTTGTATTGCTATAACTTGACAGCACAAGATTGGCAGTGGTGCGATTTATATAAGAAGCATACAGATGGAAATAGCTATTACGATTATAATTCAGCTACAGAATTTAAGTATAAATTAGACAAATATGATAACTTATATGGTTTTGTGCAACCCTATACCATTAGCGACGAAGTGGGGAAAAACAAAAAAGATTCTTTTATTTATGAAACTTTTGTAAAACTGGGAAGTGATGGTAATGAGGCTTGGAGATTTGAGCTCATAGCTAAAAATGTCCAAAAATCACAATTTTTTTTACCCAACGATACAGAAATATATATCTTTACTAATTATAGACCCAATCCTTTATATGCAAACATTTATAATAATTACATATATGCTGGTAAAATACAGCTTATAAGTGTGTCAAGTAATTTCCCTAGTTTCTATAATCTTGCATTAATAGTACTCAACACTAAAGGTGAATTTAAATATTTTAAAAATTTGTTTATTGATATACCTAGCAGCAGTCATGAACCTCAAATGGTTTTTCTAAATAATAAGTTTTATTTGGCTTTAGAAAATTTTCATTCTACAACCTCTGTTACTTGGAAAATTTTGAACTCAAATAATGATACTATAACATCAATAATACCTGAAACCAACCGTAAAATATTGTTTCAAATGGATTCGGTGTTTAATATTAGCCCTGTTTTTTTTGATACTGCAAGTATACCATTTGATATAGTAAATTACGATGATAAAAATATTTATTTTTTACATTATAAGAGTACTAATGATAGACATATTTCTATTATGGAATTTAATACAGTTTCTAATAAAGTAACAGAGTATAATAATAGTATATATATATCGTCTTTTGGGAAAATACGTTATGATACTGCAAGTTATATTGCCTGGGTTAGCTCAAGGGGCAATACAGATACTGTTACCATTGATAATGTGCCATTACCTCTTGATATTACCACCAATACAAATTATTATTTACTAAAATACGAACATAATTATAAGCTTAAAAAGTATAAGCATATAGCCATACCAGATAATTTTATATTTGGTATTAGGGGGGGCGTGCATACAGTAAAAAATTATGGTCAAGTTTTTATATGTTACTATAAGAATTTAACAGATTCTATTCTTAAAATTGATAATATAAAATTTCCAATCAATAGAGCTGGTCAATATTTTATTATGATTATCGATACGGATTTAAATATAATTAAAATAAATTTTTTGAATGCACATATTAATAAACTACCCAATAAAAAGTACGCACCGTTATTGAAACCAACAAATATTTTAGCTGGCAATTGTGGCAATGTTTATTTATTCACTATCGCCTTTGTTAATTATGAACAAAAAGAGCCAGATAGCACAACCTATAATACACAATTATATATGGGCAAACAGAAATTTGATATTAGCTTGTTAAATAATAGTGCTAGTTTATTTTTGTTTAAATATAATATAGATACAGCAGGGTTCACCTATTCAAATACATGTGAAGGCATTAAATTAAAACAAATTTTCGCAAAAAAATATAATTCATTTGCCTGGTATGCAAATTATAGTTTAATAGGTGTTGGCGATTCAATAGTGCACAGGTTCAATAATCATGATTCTTTATTAATTACCTGTAAGGCATCATCCAATATTGGATGTAATACTGTTTTCTCAGATTCAATTTTTGTAATTGATATTAATCCTCATATTGTACATTTAAAAACAATTACTGATACTTTTTGCGAGTTTAATATCTGTCATTTTAAAGATTCTTTTTATACAGATACTGCAACTAAGTTTACATGGCATTGGTTTTTTGGAGATGGCACGGACAGTATTGTAAGTTCAAATATTCGCGATATGGGAAGTATTAATCATATCTATACAAAATCAGGTAATTATTCGGCTAAGTTACTTTTCAATAACGGCTTTTGCACAGATACTTTTACTAGTAAACAGCCAATATATATTACTCCTGCACCTCAGCCTGGCTTTCAAATAAGCCCCAATAATGGTTGTGTTCCTCAGTTGTTTAATTTAAAGCCTTTATATAGTGATACGATTGTATCGGAGAAATATTTTATATATAACAGTGTAAATAATTTGATAGATAGTTTTGCATACAAGCCTAATTCACCATCAATTCCGATAGGTTTCAAATTTAACCAAAAAGATACAGGTACAATTTTTATAAAGCAATTTTTAAATGGCACAACGGGTTGTATAACACAAGATAGTGTTTCCATAAGATTAAATACGCGTCCTTATTTAAAATTGTTTAACGATACATTTATCTGTAGTAATGAGGTATTACAGCTTTCAGGAGGTGATGGACCCTATAAATATTTATGGAATACCCGTGATACCACAAAAGATATTATCATAAACATGGCAGGAACTTATTGGATAAAAGAAACAAATGGTGGTTGTGAAGTGAGCGATAGTATTATAGTAAGTCAAGATTTTAATGAACATTGCAAATTTAGTATATCAATTTTTCCTAACCCTTTTGGCTCCGAATTTAATATTGCTAT